A single Phoenix dactylifera cultivar Barhee BC4 chromosome 1, palm_55x_up_171113_PBpolish2nd_filt_p, whole genome shotgun sequence DNA region contains:
- the LOC103710837 gene encoding flowering time control protein FCA-like isoform X1, which yields MERYRGDRDGGGEVGGRHPRMASRWSSSGPADPRHRYPDHSRGGGEGFAGARHHPYRGPQDFPSGGRGGFRGGPDGFGHQMPMGGPRRGGGGGFSSRGGGSPDNADRSKFAKLFIGSVPRTATEEEIRPVFEEHGDVIEVALIKDKRTGLQQGCCFVKYATSEEADRAIKALHNQYTLPGGSGPIQVRYADGERERLGAVEHKLFVGSLNKQATEMEIEEIFSPYGHVEDIYIMRDDRKQSRGCGFVKFSNREMAAAAINALNGTFVMRGCNQPLIVRFADPKRPRPGESRGGPAFGGPGFGPQLQAPIGVRSVPTLSEPIGGPPKFAEPMSGGVRPNAWHPASPESMEPSPQASSQGFGSNLAAKVGDLTTSSVSQLGKVQIPQTTGFPSMSQTLPSQQLFNLGAQLPASQALFQQTAAANGLQIPLNLQQPGMAAASSQQHMPASTISQQQLQQPVQQLPSQLTQALLQQQAQSLQLSFQSSQQAISQLQQQLQMIQPSSATQQQNSQTAKQQSPWSAVVSQSASSNPVSTPTAVTSSNVSMTPPPTASQSAVPISCDWSEHTSPDGYKYYYNCVTRESRWEKPEELTRFEEQKKPQQQMKLVAQHLQPPSQAQSQSPIQPTQASQTQQTQSQLQLRQQAPVQFIQPLPYQASGLASQQSNQDFNYAQFQAANSINDSARVQQAMQAGQEVVWKNMATGS from the exons atggAGAGATACAGAGGCGACCGCGACGGCGGCGGCGAAGTCGGCGGGAGGCACCCGAGGATGGCGTCGCGGTGGTCGTCCAGCGGGCCCGCGGACCCGCGCCACCGCTACCCCGACCACTCCCGCGGCGGAGGCGAGGGCTTCGCCGGGGCCCGCCACCACCCCTACCGAGGCCCTCAGGACTTCCCTTCCGGAGGCAGAGGTGGGTTCCGCGGGGGACCGGATGGCTTCGGCCACCAGATGCCGATGGGCGGTCCGCGgcgtggcggcggcggcggcttttCCAGCAGAGGCGGCGGTTCCCCAG ATAATGCTGACAGGAGCAAGTTTGCTAAACTTTTTATTGGATCAGTGCCAAGGACTGCAACTGAAGAAGAG ATCCGACCTGTATTTGAGGAGCATGGAGATGTTATTGAAGTGGCTTTGATTAAGGACAAGAGAACTGGTCTACAACAAG GTTGCTGTTTCGTAAAATATGCAACTTCAGAGGAGGCTGACAGAGCCATCAAAGCTTTGCATAATCAGTATACTTTGCCTGGG GGATCAGGTCCTATTCAAGTAAGATATGCTGATGGGGAACGGGAACGCCTTG GTGCAGTTGAGCACAAGTTGTTTGTTGGATCACTCAATAAGCAAGCCACAGAAATGGAAATTGAGGAA ATATTTTCTCCATATGGTCATGTTGAAGATATCTACATTATGAGAGATGATAGGAAGCAAAGCCGTG GATGTGGCTTTGTGAAATTCTCAAACCGAGAGATGGCAGCAGCAGCTATAAATGCCCTTAATGGAACCTTTGTGATGAGG GGTTGCAATCAGCCATTGATTGTTCGATTTGCTGATCCTAAAAGGCCTAGGCCTGGCGAGTCAAG GGGTGGTCCTGCATTTGGAGGCCCTGGGTTTGGTCCTCAACTGCAAGCACCAATAGGGGTCAG GTCCGTACCTACGCTCAGTGAGCCAATTGGTGGACCACccaaatttgctgagccaatgaGTGGAGGAGTGCGACCTAATGCTTGGCACCCAGCGAGCCCTGAGTCAATGGAACCATCTCCTCAAGCTAGCAGTCAGGGATTTGGCAGTAATCTAGCTGCCAAAGTTGGTGACTTGACAACATCTTCAGTTTCT CAGCTTGGCAAGGTTCAAATCCCTCAAACTACGGGCTTTCCCTCCATGAGCCAGACTCTGCCATCCCAGCAGTTATTTAATTTGGGTGCACAGCTGCCTGCTTCACAAGCTTTATTCCAGCAGACCGCTGCAGCCAATGGTTTGCAGATTCCATTAAACCTACAGCAGCCAGGTATGGCTGCTGCTTCTAGCCAACAGCACATGCCTGCATCTACCATCTCTCAGCAACAGCTTCAGCAGCCTGTCCAACAATTGCCATCACAACTCACACAGGCGCTTCTGCAACAACAGGCACAATCTTTACAATTAAGCTTTCAATCATCACAACAGGCAATTTCCCAGCTTCAGCAACAGCTGCAGATGATACAACCCTCAAGTGCAACTCAGCAGCAAAATTCTCAGACTGCGAAACAGCAG TCTCCATGGAGTGCAGTTGTATCCCAATCAGCTTCCAGCAATCCTGTTAGTACACCTACTGCTGTTACGTCTTCAAATGTATCCATGACTCCACCTCCGACAGCTAGTCAATCTGCAGTTCCAATATCCTGTGACTGGTCAGAGCACACCTCTCCTGATGGATATAAATACTACTACAACTGTGTTACTCGTGAAAGCAGG TGGGAGAAACCTGAAGAGTTGACACGTTTCGAAGAACAGAAGAAACCGCAGCAACAGATGAAACTAGTTGCACAACATCTTCAGCCACCATCTCAAGCCCAGTCACAATCACCAATACAGCCTACCCAAGCGtctcaaacacaacaaacacaaTCACAATTGCAGCTCAGGCAGCAGGCTCCGGTGCAGTTCATTCAGCCTTTGCCG TATCAAGCTTCTGGTTTGGCTAGCCAGCAAAGCAATCAG GATTTCAATTATGCACAATTTCAGGCTGCCAATTCAATCAATGATTCAGCTCGAGTCCAACAG GCAATGCAGGCTGGACAGGAGGTGGTGTGGAAAAACATGGCCACAG GTTCTTGA
- the LOC103710837 gene encoding flowering time control protein FCA-like isoform X3, which produces MERYRGDRDGGGEVGGRHPRMASRWSSSGPADPRHRYPDHSRGGGEGFAGARHHPYRGPQDFPSGGRGGFRGGPDGFGHQMPMGGPRRGGGGGFSSRGGGSPDNADRSKFAKLFIGSVPRTATEEEIRPVFEEHGDVIEVALIKDKRTGLQQGCCFVKYATSEEADRAIKALHNQYTLPGGSGPIQVRYADGERERLGAVEHKLFVGSLNKQATEMEIEEIFSPYGHVEDIYIMRDDRKQSRGCGFVKFSNREMAAAAINALNGTFVMRGCNQPLIVRFADPKRPRPGESRGGPAFGGPGFGPQLQAPIGVRSVPTLSEPIGGPPKFAEPMSGGVRPNAWHPASPESMEPSPQASSQGFGSNLAAKVGDLTTSSVSLGKVQIPQTTGFPSMSQTLPSQQLFNLGAQLPASQALFQQTAAANGLQIPLNLQQPGMAAASSQQHMPASTISQQQLQQPVQQLPSQLTQALLQQQAQSLQLSFQSSQQAISQLQQQLQMIQPSSATQQQNSQTAKQQSPWSAVVSQSASSNPVSTPTAVTSSNVSMTPPPTASQSAVPISCDWSEHTSPDGYKYYYNCVTRESRWEKPEELTRFEEQKKPQQQMKLVAQHLQPPSQAQSQSPIQPTQASQTQQTQSQLQLRQQAPVQFIQPLPYQASGLASQQSNQDFNYAQFQAANSINDSARVQQAMQAGQEVVWKNMATGS; this is translated from the exons atggAGAGATACAGAGGCGACCGCGACGGCGGCGGCGAAGTCGGCGGGAGGCACCCGAGGATGGCGTCGCGGTGGTCGTCCAGCGGGCCCGCGGACCCGCGCCACCGCTACCCCGACCACTCCCGCGGCGGAGGCGAGGGCTTCGCCGGGGCCCGCCACCACCCCTACCGAGGCCCTCAGGACTTCCCTTCCGGAGGCAGAGGTGGGTTCCGCGGGGGACCGGATGGCTTCGGCCACCAGATGCCGATGGGCGGTCCGCGgcgtggcggcggcggcggcttttCCAGCAGAGGCGGCGGTTCCCCAG ATAATGCTGACAGGAGCAAGTTTGCTAAACTTTTTATTGGATCAGTGCCAAGGACTGCAACTGAAGAAGAG ATCCGACCTGTATTTGAGGAGCATGGAGATGTTATTGAAGTGGCTTTGATTAAGGACAAGAGAACTGGTCTACAACAAG GTTGCTGTTTCGTAAAATATGCAACTTCAGAGGAGGCTGACAGAGCCATCAAAGCTTTGCATAATCAGTATACTTTGCCTGGG GGATCAGGTCCTATTCAAGTAAGATATGCTGATGGGGAACGGGAACGCCTTG GTGCAGTTGAGCACAAGTTGTTTGTTGGATCACTCAATAAGCAAGCCACAGAAATGGAAATTGAGGAA ATATTTTCTCCATATGGTCATGTTGAAGATATCTACATTATGAGAGATGATAGGAAGCAAAGCCGTG GATGTGGCTTTGTGAAATTCTCAAACCGAGAGATGGCAGCAGCAGCTATAAATGCCCTTAATGGAACCTTTGTGATGAGG GGTTGCAATCAGCCATTGATTGTTCGATTTGCTGATCCTAAAAGGCCTAGGCCTGGCGAGTCAAG GGGTGGTCCTGCATTTGGAGGCCCTGGGTTTGGTCCTCAACTGCAAGCACCAATAGGGGTCAG GTCCGTACCTACGCTCAGTGAGCCAATTGGTGGACCACccaaatttgctgagccaatgaGTGGAGGAGTGCGACCTAATGCTTGGCACCCAGCGAGCCCTGAGTCAATGGAACCATCTCCTCAAGCTAGCAGTCAGGGATTTGGCAGTAATCTAGCTGCCAAAGTTGGTGACTTGACAACATCTTCAGTTTCT CTTGGCAAGGTTCAAATCCCTCAAACTACGGGCTTTCCCTCCATGAGCCAGACTCTGCCATCCCAGCAGTTATTTAATTTGGGTGCACAGCTGCCTGCTTCACAAGCTTTATTCCAGCAGACCGCTGCAGCCAATGGTTTGCAGATTCCATTAAACCTACAGCAGCCAGGTATGGCTGCTGCTTCTAGCCAACAGCACATGCCTGCATCTACCATCTCTCAGCAACAGCTTCAGCAGCCTGTCCAACAATTGCCATCACAACTCACACAGGCGCTTCTGCAACAACAGGCACAATCTTTACAATTAAGCTTTCAATCATCACAACAGGCAATTTCCCAGCTTCAGCAACAGCTGCAGATGATACAACCCTCAAGTGCAACTCAGCAGCAAAATTCTCAGACTGCGAAACAGCAG TCTCCATGGAGTGCAGTTGTATCCCAATCAGCTTCCAGCAATCCTGTTAGTACACCTACTGCTGTTACGTCTTCAAATGTATCCATGACTCCACCTCCGACAGCTAGTCAATCTGCAGTTCCAATATCCTGTGACTGGTCAGAGCACACCTCTCCTGATGGATATAAATACTACTACAACTGTGTTACTCGTGAAAGCAGG TGGGAGAAACCTGAAGAGTTGACACGTTTCGAAGAACAGAAGAAACCGCAGCAACAGATGAAACTAGTTGCACAACATCTTCAGCCACCATCTCAAGCCCAGTCACAATCACCAATACAGCCTACCCAAGCGtctcaaacacaacaaacacaaTCACAATTGCAGCTCAGGCAGCAGGCTCCGGTGCAGTTCATTCAGCCTTTGCCG TATCAAGCTTCTGGTTTGGCTAGCCAGCAAAGCAATCAG GATTTCAATTATGCACAATTTCAGGCTGCCAATTCAATCAATGATTCAGCTCGAGTCCAACAG GCAATGCAGGCTGGACAGGAGGTGGTGTGGAAAAACATGGCCACAG GTTCTTGA
- the LOC103710837 gene encoding flowering time control protein FCA-like isoform X2, whose protein sequence is MERYRGDRDGGGEVGGRHPRMASRWSSSGPADPRHRYPDHSRGGGEGFAGARHHPYRGPQDFPSGGRGGFRGGPDGFGHQMPMGGPRRGGGGGFSSRGGGSPDNADRSKFAKLFIGSVPRTATEEEIRPVFEEHGDVIEVALIKDKRTGLQQGCCFVKYATSEEADRAIKALHNQYTLPGGSGPIQVRYADGERERLGAVEHKLFVGSLNKQATEMEIEEIFSPYGHVEDIYIMRDDRKQSRCGFVKFSNREMAAAAINALNGTFVMRGCNQPLIVRFADPKRPRPGESRGGPAFGGPGFGPQLQAPIGVRSVPTLSEPIGGPPKFAEPMSGGVRPNAWHPASPESMEPSPQASSQGFGSNLAAKVGDLTTSSVSQLGKVQIPQTTGFPSMSQTLPSQQLFNLGAQLPASQALFQQTAAANGLQIPLNLQQPGMAAASSQQHMPASTISQQQLQQPVQQLPSQLTQALLQQQAQSLQLSFQSSQQAISQLQQQLQMIQPSSATQQQNSQTAKQQSPWSAVVSQSASSNPVSTPTAVTSSNVSMTPPPTASQSAVPISCDWSEHTSPDGYKYYYNCVTRESRWEKPEELTRFEEQKKPQQQMKLVAQHLQPPSQAQSQSPIQPTQASQTQQTQSQLQLRQQAPVQFIQPLPYQASGLASQQSNQDFNYAQFQAANSINDSARVQQAMQAGQEVVWKNMATGS, encoded by the exons atggAGAGATACAGAGGCGACCGCGACGGCGGCGGCGAAGTCGGCGGGAGGCACCCGAGGATGGCGTCGCGGTGGTCGTCCAGCGGGCCCGCGGACCCGCGCCACCGCTACCCCGACCACTCCCGCGGCGGAGGCGAGGGCTTCGCCGGGGCCCGCCACCACCCCTACCGAGGCCCTCAGGACTTCCCTTCCGGAGGCAGAGGTGGGTTCCGCGGGGGACCGGATGGCTTCGGCCACCAGATGCCGATGGGCGGTCCGCGgcgtggcggcggcggcggcttttCCAGCAGAGGCGGCGGTTCCCCAG ATAATGCTGACAGGAGCAAGTTTGCTAAACTTTTTATTGGATCAGTGCCAAGGACTGCAACTGAAGAAGAG ATCCGACCTGTATTTGAGGAGCATGGAGATGTTATTGAAGTGGCTTTGATTAAGGACAAGAGAACTGGTCTACAACAAG GTTGCTGTTTCGTAAAATATGCAACTTCAGAGGAGGCTGACAGAGCCATCAAAGCTTTGCATAATCAGTATACTTTGCCTGGG GGATCAGGTCCTATTCAAGTAAGATATGCTGATGGGGAACGGGAACGCCTTG GTGCAGTTGAGCACAAGTTGTTTGTTGGATCACTCAATAAGCAAGCCACAGAAATGGAAATTGAGGAA ATATTTTCTCCATATGGTCATGTTGAAGATATCTACATTATGAGAGATGATAGGAAGCAAAGCC GATGTGGCTTTGTGAAATTCTCAAACCGAGAGATGGCAGCAGCAGCTATAAATGCCCTTAATGGAACCTTTGTGATGAGG GGTTGCAATCAGCCATTGATTGTTCGATTTGCTGATCCTAAAAGGCCTAGGCCTGGCGAGTCAAG GGGTGGTCCTGCATTTGGAGGCCCTGGGTTTGGTCCTCAACTGCAAGCACCAATAGGGGTCAG GTCCGTACCTACGCTCAGTGAGCCAATTGGTGGACCACccaaatttgctgagccaatgaGTGGAGGAGTGCGACCTAATGCTTGGCACCCAGCGAGCCCTGAGTCAATGGAACCATCTCCTCAAGCTAGCAGTCAGGGATTTGGCAGTAATCTAGCTGCCAAAGTTGGTGACTTGACAACATCTTCAGTTTCT CAGCTTGGCAAGGTTCAAATCCCTCAAACTACGGGCTTTCCCTCCATGAGCCAGACTCTGCCATCCCAGCAGTTATTTAATTTGGGTGCACAGCTGCCTGCTTCACAAGCTTTATTCCAGCAGACCGCTGCAGCCAATGGTTTGCAGATTCCATTAAACCTACAGCAGCCAGGTATGGCTGCTGCTTCTAGCCAACAGCACATGCCTGCATCTACCATCTCTCAGCAACAGCTTCAGCAGCCTGTCCAACAATTGCCATCACAACTCACACAGGCGCTTCTGCAACAACAGGCACAATCTTTACAATTAAGCTTTCAATCATCACAACAGGCAATTTCCCAGCTTCAGCAACAGCTGCAGATGATACAACCCTCAAGTGCAACTCAGCAGCAAAATTCTCAGACTGCGAAACAGCAG TCTCCATGGAGTGCAGTTGTATCCCAATCAGCTTCCAGCAATCCTGTTAGTACACCTACTGCTGTTACGTCTTCAAATGTATCCATGACTCCACCTCCGACAGCTAGTCAATCTGCAGTTCCAATATCCTGTGACTGGTCAGAGCACACCTCTCCTGATGGATATAAATACTACTACAACTGTGTTACTCGTGAAAGCAGG TGGGAGAAACCTGAAGAGTTGACACGTTTCGAAGAACAGAAGAAACCGCAGCAACAGATGAAACTAGTTGCACAACATCTTCAGCCACCATCTCAAGCCCAGTCACAATCACCAATACAGCCTACCCAAGCGtctcaaacacaacaaacacaaTCACAATTGCAGCTCAGGCAGCAGGCTCCGGTGCAGTTCATTCAGCCTTTGCCG TATCAAGCTTCTGGTTTGGCTAGCCAGCAAAGCAATCAG GATTTCAATTATGCACAATTTCAGGCTGCCAATTCAATCAATGATTCAGCTCGAGTCCAACAG GCAATGCAGGCTGGACAGGAGGTGGTGTGGAAAAACATGGCCACAG GTTCTTGA
- the LOC103710837 gene encoding flowering time control protein FCA-like isoform X4: MERYRGDRDGGGEVGGRHPRMASRWSSSGPADPRHRYPDHSRGGGEGFAGARHHPYRGPQDFPSGGRGGFRGGPDGFGHQMPMGGPRRGGGGGFSSRGGGSPDNADRSKFAKLFIGSVPRTATEEEIRPVFEEHGDVIEVALIKDKRTGLQQGCCFVKYATSEEADRAIKALHNQYTLPGGSGPIQVRYADGERERLGAVEHKLFVGSLNKQATEMEIEEIFSPYGHVEDIYIMRDDRKQSRGCGFVKFSNREMAAAAINALNGTFVMRGCNQPLIVRFADPKRPRPGESRGGPAFGGPGFGPQLQAPIGVRSVPTLSEPIGGPPKFAEPMSGGVRPNAWHPASPESMEPSPQASSQGFGSNLAAKVGDLTTSSVSQLGKVQIPQTTGFPSMSQTLPSQQLFNLGAQLPASQALFQQTAAANGLQIPLNLQQPGMAAASSQQHMPASTISQQQLQQPVQQLPSQLTQALLQQQAQSLQLSFQSSQQAISQLQQQLQMIQPSSATQQQNSQTAKQQSPWSAVVSQSASSNPVSTPTAVTSSNVSMTPPPTASQSAVPISCDWSEHTSPDGYKYYYNCVTRESRWEKPEELTRFEEQKKPQQQMKLVAQHLQPPSQAQSQSPIQPTQASQTQQTQSQLQLRQQAPVQFIQPLPYQASGLASQQSNQAANSINDSARVQQAMQAGQEVVWKNMATGS; the protein is encoded by the exons atggAGAGATACAGAGGCGACCGCGACGGCGGCGGCGAAGTCGGCGGGAGGCACCCGAGGATGGCGTCGCGGTGGTCGTCCAGCGGGCCCGCGGACCCGCGCCACCGCTACCCCGACCACTCCCGCGGCGGAGGCGAGGGCTTCGCCGGGGCCCGCCACCACCCCTACCGAGGCCCTCAGGACTTCCCTTCCGGAGGCAGAGGTGGGTTCCGCGGGGGACCGGATGGCTTCGGCCACCAGATGCCGATGGGCGGTCCGCGgcgtggcggcggcggcggcttttCCAGCAGAGGCGGCGGTTCCCCAG ATAATGCTGACAGGAGCAAGTTTGCTAAACTTTTTATTGGATCAGTGCCAAGGACTGCAACTGAAGAAGAG ATCCGACCTGTATTTGAGGAGCATGGAGATGTTATTGAAGTGGCTTTGATTAAGGACAAGAGAACTGGTCTACAACAAG GTTGCTGTTTCGTAAAATATGCAACTTCAGAGGAGGCTGACAGAGCCATCAAAGCTTTGCATAATCAGTATACTTTGCCTGGG GGATCAGGTCCTATTCAAGTAAGATATGCTGATGGGGAACGGGAACGCCTTG GTGCAGTTGAGCACAAGTTGTTTGTTGGATCACTCAATAAGCAAGCCACAGAAATGGAAATTGAGGAA ATATTTTCTCCATATGGTCATGTTGAAGATATCTACATTATGAGAGATGATAGGAAGCAAAGCCGTG GATGTGGCTTTGTGAAATTCTCAAACCGAGAGATGGCAGCAGCAGCTATAAATGCCCTTAATGGAACCTTTGTGATGAGG GGTTGCAATCAGCCATTGATTGTTCGATTTGCTGATCCTAAAAGGCCTAGGCCTGGCGAGTCAAG GGGTGGTCCTGCATTTGGAGGCCCTGGGTTTGGTCCTCAACTGCAAGCACCAATAGGGGTCAG GTCCGTACCTACGCTCAGTGAGCCAATTGGTGGACCACccaaatttgctgagccaatgaGTGGAGGAGTGCGACCTAATGCTTGGCACCCAGCGAGCCCTGAGTCAATGGAACCATCTCCTCAAGCTAGCAGTCAGGGATTTGGCAGTAATCTAGCTGCCAAAGTTGGTGACTTGACAACATCTTCAGTTTCT CAGCTTGGCAAGGTTCAAATCCCTCAAACTACGGGCTTTCCCTCCATGAGCCAGACTCTGCCATCCCAGCAGTTATTTAATTTGGGTGCACAGCTGCCTGCTTCACAAGCTTTATTCCAGCAGACCGCTGCAGCCAATGGTTTGCAGATTCCATTAAACCTACAGCAGCCAGGTATGGCTGCTGCTTCTAGCCAACAGCACATGCCTGCATCTACCATCTCTCAGCAACAGCTTCAGCAGCCTGTCCAACAATTGCCATCACAACTCACACAGGCGCTTCTGCAACAACAGGCACAATCTTTACAATTAAGCTTTCAATCATCACAACAGGCAATTTCCCAGCTTCAGCAACAGCTGCAGATGATACAACCCTCAAGTGCAACTCAGCAGCAAAATTCTCAGACTGCGAAACAGCAG TCTCCATGGAGTGCAGTTGTATCCCAATCAGCTTCCAGCAATCCTGTTAGTACACCTACTGCTGTTACGTCTTCAAATGTATCCATGACTCCACCTCCGACAGCTAGTCAATCTGCAGTTCCAATATCCTGTGACTGGTCAGAGCACACCTCTCCTGATGGATATAAATACTACTACAACTGTGTTACTCGTGAAAGCAGG TGGGAGAAACCTGAAGAGTTGACACGTTTCGAAGAACAGAAGAAACCGCAGCAACAGATGAAACTAGTTGCACAACATCTTCAGCCACCATCTCAAGCCCAGTCACAATCACCAATACAGCCTACCCAAGCGtctcaaacacaacaaacacaaTCACAATTGCAGCTCAGGCAGCAGGCTCCGGTGCAGTTCATTCAGCCTTTGCCG TATCAAGCTTCTGGTTTGGCTAGCCAGCAAAGCAATCAG GCTGCCAATTCAATCAATGATTCAGCTCGAGTCCAACAG GCAATGCAGGCTGGACAGGAGGTGGTGTGGAAAAACATGGCCACAG GTTCTTGA